The Paroceanicella profunda genome segment ATCTCAACCGGGTCTACCGCGAGATGGACAATTTCTGATGCGCGCCCTCGTCGTCTACTGCCATCCGAACCCGGAGAGCTATACCGCCGCCGTGCTGGCGGTGATCCGCTCCCGGCTCGCGGCAGCGGGCGCCGAGACGCGCGTGATCGACCTCTACGCCGAGGGGTTCGCCCCGGCGCTGAGCGCGCAGGAACTGGCGAACTACGAGACCACGCCGGAGAACATCGCCCCCGTCGCCCCGCATGTGGAGAGCCTGCGCTGGTGCGACACGCTGATCTTCGTCTACCCCACCTGGTGGTACGGGCTGCCGGCGGTGCTGAAGGGCTGGCTGGACCGGGTGATGCTGCCCGACGTGGCCTTCCTGATGCCCCAGGGCGGCGACATCGGCCCCGGCCTCACCCACATCCGGCGGCTGGGCGTGTTCACCACCTGCGGGGCGAGCTGGCCGCTCACCTTCTTCGTGGGCGCGCCGGGCAAGCGCACCCTGCTGCGGGGCCTGCGCCTGCTGTGCCACAGGCGCGCGCGCACCGCCTTCGCCGCGCATTACCGGATGGACAGTTCCACGCCGCAGAGCCGCGCCCGCCATCTCGCCCGGGTGGAGGCGAGGATGACCCGTTTCCTCAACCGGAAGGTGCCCGCATGATTCCCGTGCTCGACCATGCCGCGGCCCGCGCCGGTGACGGCGCGGCCTTCACCGCCGGCCTCTCCGCCGCCTGTCGCGAGACCGGGTTCTTCCTGCTCACCGGCCATGGGGTGGACCCCGCGCTGACGGCGGCGGTGTTCGGGCAGGCCGCCGCTCTCTTCGCCCTGCCGCAGGCCCGGAAGGAGGCGGTGGGCATCCACCTCTCGCCCCACAACCGCGGCTATGTCGCCCTCGGCGCCGAACGGCTGGACGACACCACCGGCCAGGTGGACCGCAAGGAGGCCTTCAACATCGGGCTGGACCTCCCGCCCGACCACCCGGACGTGGCCGCCGGCAAGCCCTTTCGCGGCGTGAACCTCTGGCCCGACCTTCCCGGCTTCCGGGACACCACGCTGAGCTATTTCAACGCCGCCTGGGCGCTCGGGGTGGACCTGCACCGGGCCATCGCGCGCGACCTCGGCATCCCCGAGGGGCATTTCGCGCCCGAGTTCACCGCGCCCATGGCCACGCTGCGCCTGCTGCGCTACCCGGCAAGTGCCGGCGGCGCGCAGGAGATCGGCGCCGGGGCGCACACGGATTACGGCTCGCTCACCCTGCTGGCCACCGATGGCACCGCCGGCCTGCAGGTGCGCCCGCGCGGGCAGGACTGGGTGGATGTTCCGCATGTGCCCGGCGCCTTCGTGGTCAACATCGGCGACTGCCTGATGCGCTGGACGAACGACATCTACGTCTCCACCCCGCACCGGGTGCTGCCGCCTGCGCGCGAGCGGTATTCGCTGGCCTTCTTCCTCGACCCGAACCCGGAGACGGAGATCGCCGCCCTGCCCGGCACCGGTGCGCCGAAATACCCCGCCATCCGCGCCGCGGACTATCTCGCCGCGCGGCTGGCCGCGACTTACGACAAGAAAGGCTGATGCCGATGCCCCGCCACTACTGGGCCCAGTACCGCACCACCGAATTCGCCGGTTTCGACCCCGCCCGCACCATCGCCGTGCTGCCGACTGCTGCCATCGAGCAGCACGGGCCGCACCTGCCCGTGGGGGTGGACAGCATGATCGGCCAGGGCATGCTCGACACGCTCACCGGGCTGCTGGACGGGGTGGAGGACATCCGCGTGCTTATCCTGCCTGTCCAGTGCGTGGGCAAGTCGAACGAGCACCTGCACGCGCCGGGCACCGTCACCCTCACCGCCGCCACCGCCATCGAGGCCTGGACGCAGATCGGCCTTGCCGTGGCCCGGGCGGGCCTGCGCAAGATGGCCATCGTGAACAGCCACGGCGGCAACGTGGACATGAATTCCATCGTCGCGCGCGAGCTGCGGGTGCGCGCGGACATGCTGGTGGGCAAGGCGCATTGGGGCGCCTTCGGCACGCCGGAAGGGATGTTCTCCGCGCGCGAGAAGACCTACGGCATCCATGGCGGTGACGTGGAGACCTCGCTCATGCTGCATTTCCGCCCCGAGCTGGTGGCGATGGCGCAGGCGCAGATCTTCGCCTCCACCGCGGAAGGCATGGACGGCTTCACCCACCTGCGCCCCACGGGGGCGACCTCCTACGGCTGGATCTCGTCGGACCTGAACCCCGCCGGAACCGTGGGCGAAGCGGCGCTGGCCACGGCGGAGAAGGGCGCCGCCACCGCGCGCCACCAGGCCGAGGGCTTCCTCACCTTCCTGCGGGAGCTCGCGGATTTCGAGCTGCCGGGCCGCGCCGGGGCCTGAGCCCCGCACCCACCTGCCCGAAGGCCGCATTGCGCCGCCCCCCGCGCCGCGCTAAGCGCAGTGACGGCCCGGGCCAGAGCAGCCCGGGAGCGGGTTTCGCCCCGAGCGGTTGCGGCGAGGCCCGGTCCGGATCGCGCTTCACGCCGAGGCGGTTTCGCTCCGGGCGCGGGTGCCGCAGCATGGGAGGACGGACATGGACGCAGACGAGCGCGCCCTGCGCGCGGAAATCATCGCGAACTGCCGCTGGATGAACGACAGCGGCCTGAACGCCGGCACCTCCGGCAATATCTCCGCCCGCTGGGGCGACCGGATGCTGATCACCCCCTCCGCCACCCCCTACGCGGCGATGGCGCCGGAGATGCTCGCCTCCATGCCGCTGGAGGGCGACTACGGCGCCTGGGAGGGGCCGCTGAAACCCTCCACCGAATGGCGCTTCCACCTCGACATCCTGCGCGCGCGGCCCGAGGCGCGCGCCGTCGTGCATACCCACGCGCCCTATTGCTCGGCCCTCGCCATCACCCGGCGCGAGATCCCGGCGGTGCATTACATGATCGCGGCCTTCGGCGGCGCCACGGTGCGCTGCGCGGAGTACGCGCCCTTCGGCACCGCTGCGCTCTCGGCCAATGCGCTCGCCGCGCTGGAGGGGCGCTGCGCCTGCCTGCTGGCCAACCACGGCATGATCGCCTTCGGGCCTTCGCTGGAGAAGGCGATGTGGCTGGCGGTGGAGCTGGAAACCCTCGCGCGGCAGTATCACAACGCCCTGCTCATCGGCGGCGCCGTGGTGCTCTCGGACGCGCAGATCGAGGAAACCCTCGCCGCCTTCAAGGGCTACGGGCTGCAGGACCCGCCGGAACCGGCGGCGTGACCTTCCGCTGCGCCCGAGCCGCAAGACCTGTCAGCGTGCTTCGTATCTCGCGTGAAGAAAGCGTCGTAAGGCTCTCACCATAAAGACATCTCTCGACCTGATCAGCCCCCGTGCCCGCCCCGCGCGAAGAGATCGCGCGCGAAGGCGTGGAAGGCCGCGTCGGTGCCATAGGCCACGTTCACCCGGATATGCGCCGGGCCCGCCGCGCCGCCGGGCGAGAAGACCGAGCCGGGGGCGATGAAGATGCCGGCCTCCGCCCCCTCATGGGCGATGTCGGCCTCGCTCACCCCCTCGGGCAGGCTGGGGTAGAGGTAATAGCCCGGCCCGGTGCCGAAGGGCAGGCCGAAGCCGGTGGCGCGCAGGGCGGCGGCGGTTTGGGCCACGCTCGCGCTCACCCGCTGGCCGAGGCGGCGCAGGTGGCTCGCGTATTGCCCGGCGTCGATGAGCTCGAAGATGAAGCGCTCGATGTAGGAGGAGGTGGCGACGGTGCCGAGCATCTTCAGCGCCACCAGCTGGCGCACCACCTCGGGCGGCGCGCTCACGAAGCCCGAGCGCAGGCTGGCCGAGAGGGTCTTGGAGAAGGTGCCGACATGGATGACCTCGCAGCGTGACGGCAGGCTGGCGAGCCGCACCGTGCCGGGGGGGACCAGGTCGGCGAAGGTGTCGTCCTCCACCACGAAGAGCCCGCCCTGCCCGGCGAGCTGCAGCACCGCGGCGCATTTCTCCGGCGAGGTGGTGGTGCCGGTCGGGTTGTGCGCCACGGTCTGGGTGAAGAGGCCGCGCGGGCGGTGGCGGGCGATCTTGCGGGCGAGATCCTCGATATCCGGCCCGTCGGGCAGGCGGCGCACACCGATCAGCCGCACCCCGGCCAGGCGCAGCTTGGCGAAGAGCGGGTAGTAGCCCGGCTCGTCCACCAGCACGCAGTCGCCCCGGCTGAGGTATTGCCGGGTGATGAGGTCGAAGGCGTGGTTGGCGCCGAAGGTGGTGAACACGGTGTCGGGGCCCGCGGCGATGCCACGCTCCTCCAGCCGCCGGGCGATGAGCCGGCGCAGGGGCATGTAGCCCGCGGCCTCGCCGTAGCCGTAGTCGGTGCCGCTGCGCACCGAGATGCCGAAGCGGAAATAGCGCTGCAGCTCGGAGGCCTCCAGCCAGCCGGCGGGGGGGCGGCCGTCGCCGATGCGGGCATCGAAATTGCGGTCGAGCTGCTCGCGCAGGAGCGAGATCGCGTCGGTCGCCTCGCGGAAGGACTGGCTGGTGCGCTCGCCCATCCGCGGCAGCGCATGCGCCACGTAGAAGCCCGAGCCGCGCCGCGCCACCACCAGGCTGTCGGCCACCAGCCGCTCGTAGGCCTGCACCACGGAATTGCGCGAGATCCGCATCTCGTCGGCCATGCCGCGGATGGGCGGCAGGCGCTCTCCCGGCTCCAGCCGGCCGGCCTCGATCTGGCCGCGCACGCGCTCGTACACCTCGTCCACCCGGCGCACCGGAACGCGGCGAACCCCTCTCACCTGTCGCAAACCGTCTCCCCCGCTGCCTTCAACACATTGAAAAGGCGTACGTAAATTGTTTGTCATAATTGTACCTTGTGTCTGATTGTGCGCCGTATAGCGTTCGCAGGCAAGAGATCAACAAGACTGCCCGGAGGAAAGATATGGGTTCGCAGACCCCGGCCAGCGCTGTCAGCGCGGCCTACAGTTCCCGCATCGCCAATGCCCGCAACATGAGCCCGGCAGAGCGCCTCGGCGCGGTGGCCGATGCCGTGGGCCTCACGGCGGAGGAGCGCGCCCTGCTGGCAGACCCGGCCGCGCTGCCCCTCGCCGCCGCCGACGGGATGATCGAGAACGTGATCGGCACCTTCGGCATGCCGCTGGGCATCGCCACGAATTTCGTGGTGAACGGCCGCGAGGTGCTGGTGCCGATGGCGGTGGAGGAGCCCTCGGTGGTGGCTGCCGCCTCCTACATGGCACGGATCGCGCGCGATCATGGCGGCTTCCTCACCTCCAGCTCCGCCCCGATCATGCGCGCCCAGGTGCAGGTGATCGGGCTGAGCGATCCGCATGGCGCGCGGCTTGCCCTGCTCTCGGCGCGCGACGAGATCGTGGCGACGGCGAACGCGCGTGACGCGCTGCTGGTCAAGCTCGGCGGCGGCTGCCGCGACATCGAGGTGCATGTCTTCGAGCAGAGCCCCGCCGGCCCGATGGCGGTGATGCACCTGCTGGTGGACGTGCGCGACGCGATGGGTGCGAACACGGTGAACACCATGGCCGAGGCCGTGGCCCCGATCGCCGAGCGGGTGACGGGCGGCGAGGTGCGGCTGCGCATCCTCTCCAACCTCGCGGACCTGCGGCTGAGCCGGGCGATGGTGCGCATTCCCGAGGCCGCCCTCGCCACGAAGGAGTTCGACGGTGCGCGCATGGTGAGCGGCATCCTGGAGGGCTATGCCCTCGCCGCCACCGACCCCTACCGCGCCGCCACCCACAACAAGGGCATCATGAACGGCATGGACCCCGTGGTGGTGGCCACCGGAAACGACTGGCGCGCCATCGAGGCCGGGGCCCATGCCTGGGCGGCGCGCAAGGGCTCCTACGGCTCGATGAGCGTGTGGGAGCGCGACGCGGCCGGAAACCTGGTGGGCTCGATGGAAGTGCCGATGGCCGTGGGCCTGGTGGGCGGGGCGACCAAGACCCACCCGCTCGCCCGGCTGGCGCTCAAGATCATGGGGGTCTCCTCCGCGCAGGAACTGGCGGAGGTGATCGTGGCCGTGGGCCTCGCGCAGAACATGGCGGCGCTGCGCGCACTTGCCACCGAGGGCATCCAGCGCGGGCACATGGCGCTGCACGGGCGCAACATCGCCATCCTCGCCGGGGCCACCGGCCCGGAGGTGGAGACCATCGCGAAGCGCATGGCCGCCGAGCGTGACGTGCGCGTGGACCGCGCGCAGGAATTGCTGGCCGAGATGCGCGGGGCGTGACACGCCCCGCCGAATGAACAACAAACCACAAGGGGAGGAAAAACCATGATGAATCGACTCACCCGCCGCAAGGCGCTCACCCGTCTTACCGGCGCCGCGCTGGCTGCACCGGCCATCGTTGCCGCCGGCAGCCTGGCCACCCGCGCGCAGGACAAGGTGCGCTGGCGCATGCAGGCGCTCTGGGGCGGGGGCACGAACCCGCAGGTCTACGAGGAGAAGTTCGCCGCGCGCGTGTCCGAGCTCACCGGCGGCGCCTTCGAGATCCAGACCTTCGCCGGCGGCCAGATCGTGCCCGCCGCCCAAGCCTTCGACGCGGTGCGCGGCGGCGCCTTCGAGATGATGAAGACCTTCGACGGCTACACCGCCGGCAAGATCCCCGCGCATGGCTTCACCTCCACCGTGCCCTTCGGCTTTCCGGAGCCGGACCAGTATGAGGCCTGGTTCTATGAGCGCGGCGGGCTGGAGATGGCGCGCGAGAGCTATGCGCCGGCCGGGCTGAGCTACATCGCGCCGACCATCTACGGCGAGGAGCCGATCCACTCCAAGATCCCGCTCAACACCATCGCGGAGATGAGCGGCAAGAAGGGGCGCTTCGTGGGCCTCGCCTCCAGCGTGATGGCGGAGTTCGGCGTTGCCGTCTCGCCGCTGCCCACCTCGGAGGTCTACTCCGCGCTCGACAAGGGCCTGATCGACTTCGCGGACCGGGGAGACCTGCAGGCGAACTACGAGGAGGGCCTGCAGGAGGTGGCGAAATACATCATTCTGCCCGGCTTCCACCAGCCCACCACGGCCACGGCCTATGTCGCGAACACAAGGGCTTACGAGGCGTTGTCACAGCAGAACAAGGCTGTTCTGGCGGTGGCCGCGCGCGAGATTTCAGGCGCCCTGCGCCAGGACATCATCGTGAAGAACGTGGAGTACCTGCAGAAATACCGTGACGCGGGCGTGGAGGTGATCCGCCTCGATGCGGCGGACGTGCAGGAGAACCGAGGCCGCGCCGTGGAGGCCTGGCGCAAGGCCACCAACGGCGATGCGCTGGCCACGAAGATCCTCGAGTCCCAGATGAGCTTCATGCAGGATCTCGGCCTGCTGGACGCCTGATCTCCTGACACCGTGCCCCCCGGCCCGGGCCCGCGCGGCCCGGCCGGGGGGCTGACCGTTTCCGCCGCGCCCCGGGGCCATCCCCGCCGCGGCGCCTGCCCGCGAGGCCCCTGCCGATGCTTGCCGCCGCCGCTGCCGTCACCGCGCTGAACCGGACGCTGTTCCGGGTCGTGAAATGGCTGGTCTTCGTGATCGTGGTCCTGATGCTGTGGGAGGTGGTGTCGCGCTACGCGTTCAACGCTCCCACCGGCTGGGGGCCGGAGCTGGCCACCCTGCTCTTCGGGCCCTATTTCCTGCTCGGCGGCCCCTGGCTGCTGCATGTGGGCGGGCACGTGGCGGTGGACATCCTCTCCGCGAAGGCCGGCCCGCGCACCGGCACGGTGCTCGCGGCCATCGCGGCGGTGATGGCGCTGGTGTTTGGCGCCATCCTCACCTGGTTCGCTCTGCCGCTGGCCTGGCAGTCCTGGAGCTATGGCGAGACCAGCTTCTCCGCCTGGAACCCGGTGATCTGGCCGGCCAAGGCGATGCTGCCGCTCGCCACCATCCTCCTGTCGCTGCAGGCGGCGGCGGACCTCGTGTTCCTCGCCCATGGCGATGCGCGCGGCCGGGAGGCGCAGGCATGACTGGCTCGTCCTTCGTGCTCATCCCGATGTTCCTCGCGCTGGTGGGGCTGATGCTCACCGGCGCGCCGCTGGCCTTCGTTCTGGGCTCGGTCGCCTTCACCTTCACCATCGCGGTCTGGGGCTCCGGGGCGCTGATCGTCTCGGTCCTCAACACCTTCGAGACCATGACCTCGGAGTCGCTGATGGCGATTCCGCTCTACATCCTCATGGCCTCGATCCTGCAGAAATCCGGCATCATCGAGGATCTCTACGCCGCGATGGAGAAATGGTTCGGCCGGCTGCCCGGGGGGCTCGCCATCGGCACCATCGCCATCTGCACGGTGATGGCGGCGATGACCGGCGTGGTGGGGGCCGCGGTGGCGGCAATGGGCATCCTCGCCCTGCCCTCGATGATGACGCGCGGCTATGACCGGCCGATGGCGCTGGGGGCGATCTGCGCCGGCGGCACGCTGGGCATCCTGATCCCGCCCTCGGTGGTGACCATCGTCTATGCCATCACCGCGCAGATCTCGATCGGGCAGATGTTCATCGCCGGCATCGTGCCGGGCCTCGCACTCGCACTTGCCTATTGCGCCTACATCCTCATCCGCACCACGCTCAACCCCGCCCTCGCCCCGCGCCCGGGGCCGGAGGAGCCGCGCGTGCCCGCGGCCGAGAAGCTCGCCGCCCTGCGCACGCTCATCCTGCCCGGGCTGATCATCCTGGGCGTGCTCGGCACCATCTATGCCGGCATCGCCACCCCCACCGA includes the following:
- a CDS encoding NAD(P)H-dependent oxidoreductase; this translates as MRALVVYCHPNPESYTAAVLAVIRSRLAAAGAETRVIDLYAEGFAPALSAQELANYETTPENIAPVAPHVESLRWCDTLIFVYPTWWYGLPAVLKGWLDRVMLPDVAFLMPQGGDIGPGLTHIRRLGVFTTCGASWPLTFFVGAPGKRTLLRGLRLLCHRRARTAFAAHYRMDSSTPQSRARHLARVEARMTRFLNRKVPA
- a CDS encoding isopenicillin N synthase family dioxygenase — its product is MIPVLDHAAARAGDGAAFTAGLSAACRETGFFLLTGHGVDPALTAAVFGQAAALFALPQARKEAVGIHLSPHNRGYVALGAERLDDTTGQVDRKEAFNIGLDLPPDHPDVAAGKPFRGVNLWPDLPGFRDTTLSYFNAAWALGVDLHRAIARDLGIPEGHFAPEFTAPMATLRLLRYPASAGGAQEIGAGAHTDYGSLTLLATDGTAGLQVRPRGQDWVDVPHVPGAFVVNIGDCLMRWTNDIYVSTPHRVLPPARERYSLAFFLDPNPETEIAALPGTGAPKYPAIRAADYLAARLAATYDKKG
- a CDS encoding creatininase family protein, giving the protein MPMPRHYWAQYRTTEFAGFDPARTIAVLPTAAIEQHGPHLPVGVDSMIGQGMLDTLTGLLDGVEDIRVLILPVQCVGKSNEHLHAPGTVTLTAATAIEAWTQIGLAVARAGLRKMAIVNSHGGNVDMNSIVARELRVRADMLVGKAHWGAFGTPEGMFSAREKTYGIHGGDVETSLMLHFRPELVAMAQAQIFASTAEGMDGFTHLRPTGATSYGWISSDLNPAGTVGEAALATAEKGAATARHQAEGFLTFLRELADFELPGRAGA
- a CDS encoding class II aldolase/adducin family protein is translated as MDADERALRAEIIANCRWMNDSGLNAGTSGNISARWGDRMLITPSATPYAAMAPEMLASMPLEGDYGAWEGPLKPSTEWRFHLDILRARPEARAVVHTHAPYCSALAITRREIPAVHYMIAAFGGATVRCAEYAPFGTAALSANALAALEGRCACLLANHGMIAFGPSLEKAMWLAVELETLARQYHNALLIGGAVVLSDAQIEETLAAFKGYGLQDPPEPAA
- a CDS encoding PLP-dependent aminotransferase family protein, whose translation is MRGVRRVPVRRVDEVYERVRGQIEAGRLEPGERLPPIRGMADEMRISRNSVVQAYERLVADSLVVARRGSGFYVAHALPRMGERTSQSFREATDAISLLREQLDRNFDARIGDGRPPAGWLEASELQRYFRFGISVRSGTDYGYGEAAGYMPLRRLIARRLEERGIAAGPDTVFTTFGANHAFDLITRQYLSRGDCVLVDEPGYYPLFAKLRLAGVRLIGVRRLPDGPDIEDLARKIARHRPRGLFTQTVAHNPTGTTTSPEKCAAVLQLAGQGGLFVVEDDTFADLVPPGTVRLASLPSRCEVIHVGTFSKTLSASLRSGFVSAPPEVVRQLVALKMLGTVATSSYIERFIFELIDAGQYASHLRRLGQRVSASVAQTAAALRATGFGLPFGTGPGYYLYPSLPEGVSEADIAHEGAEAGIFIAPGSVFSPGGAAGPAHIRVNVAYGTDAAFHAFARDLFARGGHGG
- a CDS encoding hydroxymethylglutaryl-CoA reductase, degradative, whose product is MGSQTPASAVSAAYSSRIANARNMSPAERLGAVADAVGLTAEERALLADPAALPLAAADGMIENVIGTFGMPLGIATNFVVNGREVLVPMAVEEPSVVAAASYMARIARDHGGFLTSSSAPIMRAQVQVIGLSDPHGARLALLSARDEIVATANARDALLVKLGGGCRDIEVHVFEQSPAGPMAVMHLLVDVRDAMGANTVNTMAEAVAPIAERVTGGEVRLRILSNLADLRLSRAMVRIPEAALATKEFDGARMVSGILEGYALAATDPYRAATHNKGIMNGMDPVVVATGNDWRAIEAGAHAWAARKGSYGSMSVWERDAAGNLVGSMEVPMAVGLVGGATKTHPLARLALKIMGVSSAQELAEVIVAVGLAQNMAALRALATEGIQRGHMALHGRNIAILAGATGPEVETIAKRMAAERDVRVDRAQELLAEMRGA
- the dctP gene encoding TRAP transporter substrate-binding protein DctP; translated protein: MNRLTRRKALTRLTGAALAAPAIVAAGSLATRAQDKVRWRMQALWGGGTNPQVYEEKFAARVSELTGGAFEIQTFAGGQIVPAAQAFDAVRGGAFEMMKTFDGYTAGKIPAHGFTSTVPFGFPEPDQYEAWFYERGGLEMARESYAPAGLSYIAPTIYGEEPIHSKIPLNTIAEMSGKKGRFVGLASSVMAEFGVAVSPLPTSEVYSALDKGLIDFADRGDLQANYEEGLQEVAKYIILPGFHQPTTATAYVANTRAYEALSQQNKAVLAVAAREISGALRQDIIVKNVEYLQKYRDAGVEVIRLDAADVQENRGRAVEAWRKATNGDALATKILESQMSFMQDLGLLDA
- a CDS encoding TRAP transporter small permease subunit, which translates into the protein MLAAAAAVTALNRTLFRVVKWLVFVIVVLMLWEVVSRYAFNAPTGWGPELATLLFGPYFLLGGPWLLHVGGHVAVDILSAKAGPRTGTVLAAIAAVMALVFGAILTWFALPLAWQSWSYGETSFSAWNPVIWPAKAMLPLATILLSLQAAADLVFLAHGDARGREAQA
- a CDS encoding TRAP transporter large permease, whose amino-acid sequence is MTGSSFVLIPMFLALVGLMLTGAPLAFVLGSVAFTFTIAVWGSGALIVSVLNTFETMTSESLMAIPLYILMASILQKSGIIEDLYAAMEKWFGRLPGGLAIGTIAICTVMAAMTGVVGAAVAAMGILALPSMMTRGYDRPMALGAICAGGTLGILIPPSVVTIVYAITAQISIGQMFIAGIVPGLALALAYCAYILIRTTLNPALAPRPGPEEPRVPAAEKLAALRTLILPGLIILGVLGTIYAGIATPTEAAAVGVLGAVISALVTGRLTVAQLSASATDTLKVTAMILWITIGARTFISVFTATGGADGLLDFIRGMEASRWLVLAAILGVLIFLGLFLDEIGIILLCVPVFLPIVRELGFDPLWFGILFMITAQMAYITPPFGYTLFYLKGVLPPGVGMGEVYRGVVPFFLIQVGMLLLFILWPGLVTWLPEQMMAR